A single Dermacentor variabilis isolate Ectoservices chromosome 9, ASM5094787v1, whole genome shotgun sequence DNA region contains:
- the LOC142558144 gene encoding uncharacterized protein LOC142558144 — protein sequence MEPRNQLPRLPKGMTCPAGLYSRFLVLLLCVVLALITFLVAGGTTYGLLKFSRTGTPKQEHLPKSFYDADELSGYNYDIVPDILHLVRYNQVEVDFIDVVAFRSMYLNQRPEKIYVHCSPCGFQGNYTRFLEGINFTFIPAVFPTEIFGIPIQVSHHSTDVLRLLALMRYGGYYFDKDVFVIQSLRRFLRYEATLHFADGVLMGNMVMFFHKNSRFLRLYLDTYRQLNDSRWYYNAGEVPAKVLYQPHPHLVHRMHYGLETGTDMLGALYEPHAYPYWRNAFAIHLLARFRWESPYDPLHAAPFNETNIRDVDNAFGEMARSVLFGTSAFVPPDAPILSLAELAARKDRGEDLTSLRPGNERPFFYPVINATKLKRRR from the exons ATGGAGCCGCGAAATCAGTTGCCTCGACTCCCGAAAGGAATGACTTGTCCGGCCGGCCTCTACAGTCGTTTTCTGGTACTCTTACTGTG CGTGGTCCTGGCTCTCATAACCTTCCTCGTGGCTGGCGGGACAACCTACGGCCTTTTGAAGTTCTCCCGCACTGGAACCCCCAAACAGGAGCATCTTCCAAAGAGCTTCTATGACGCGGACGAACTTTCAGGGTACAACTATGATATAGTGCCAGACATACTGCACTTGGTTAG GTACAATCAGGTAGAAGTGGACTTTATTGACGTGGTGGCCTTCCGCTCCATGTATCTCAACCAGCGGCCCGAAAAGATATACGTTCACTGCAGTCCTTGCGGCTTTCAAGGGAACTACACTCGCTTTCTGGAAGGCATCAACTTCACCTTCATCCCTGCTGTTTTCCCCACTGAGATTTTTGGCATTCCCATACAG GTATCTCACCACTCTACAGACGTGCTCCGTCTGCTAGCCCTGATGCGCTACGGAGGATACTACTTCGACAAAGACGTGTTCGTGATTCAGTCACTGCGACGCTTCCTACGATACGAGGCAACCCTCCACTTTGCGGACGGTGTCCTAATGGGAAACATGGTGATGTTCTTCCACAAGAATTCGCGCTTCCTTCGTCTCTACCTAGACACCTACCGCCA GTTGAATGACTCGCGTTGGTATTACAACGCGGGCGAGGTGCCCGCCAAAGTTCTCTACCAACCGCATCCGCACCTCGTCCATCGAATGCACTATGGCCTGGAAACCGGAACGGACATGCTAGGCGCCCTGTACGAGCCACACGCCTACCCGTACTGGCGGAACGCTTTTGCCATACACCTTCTGGCGCGTTTCCGCTGGGAGTCGCCATACGATCCCTTGCACGCCGCTCCCTTTAACGAAACTAACATCCGAGACGTCGACAATGCCTTTGGAGAGATGGCGCGCTCGGTTCTGTTCGGAACCTCCGCCTTCGTGCCCCCGGATGCGCCCATTCTGAGCCTCGCCGAGCTCGCGGCCAGAAAGGACCGGGGCGAGGACCTGACCAGCCTGCGCCCAGGAAATGAGCGGCCATTTTTTTACCCTGTGATAAACGCCACCAAGCTTAAACGCCGCCGCTGA